Below is a genomic region from Thermoanaerobaculia bacterium.
CGAGCTGGTCCGCGCCGACCGACTTCCTGCTCGAAACGCCGGGAGACGAGATCCTCTCGTCGACGTCGTACGACGCGGTGTCATACGAAAGCCTCGCGTCCGCCACCAAGAACGCGAACGAAGGGAGAAAGCCATGAAGAAATTCCGAGCCCTCGCCCTCGCGCTCACGATGTCGATCCCGGCTGTCCTCGCCGCTCAGCCGGGCCGCCCCGGCGGCCCTCCGGGGCCGGGCGGACCGGGAATGGCGTCCGGCGGGCCGGGGCCGGGGATGCGCGACGACCCGCTCGGCCGGTCGTTTTTCCCGCCCGAGCTCGTGATGGAGCACCAGGAGGAGATCGGGCTTCAGGACGCGCAGCGCAAGGCGATCCAGGAGGCGATCCAGAAGGCGCAGTCGGTCTTCGTCGACCGCCAGTGGAAGCTCGCCGCGGAGGTCGAGAAGCTGAAGAAGCTCGTCGACGCGTCGTCGATCGACGAAGCGAAGGCGCTCGATCAGGTGGATCGTGTGCTCGCCGCCGAGCGGGAGATCAAGCGGACCCAGCTGTCCCTGATGATCCGGATCAAGAACACGCTGACGGAAGCGCAGCGGCAGAAGCTCTCGGACCTCCGTGGACGGCGCGGCAGCGCCGCGGGCGGCGGCCCGCCGCTCTGAGGGGAGGGCGCGGCAAACCGGGGAAATCGCTACCGGGACCGATAGATGTCCTTGCGATGACCGATCAGCCGCGGCGACGCGCTGGTTTCCTGCCGCGGCCGAGCGCCTTGCGGAGCTCCGCTCCCGAGACGATCCGATCACCCCGGTCATGGAGACGGTCGAGCGCGATGCGGTAGTCGGCGTACTCGGCGAGATACGCGCCGGAAAGCCGTCAGAGGGAAAGGGCAGCCGAAAGGCCGACGTCCAGCGCGGCGACGACGTCCACGGGAAGCGCGCCGACACGCTGGCTCAGCTTCGAGCGGTCGAGCGTCGTGACCTGGTGGCACAGCGCGATGCTGTCTCGTTCGAGCCCCGTTCCGCGCGCAGGGACCGGAATCGCCGTGGGACCTCGCCTGCCCTGGGCGCCCGACGTCGAGAGAGGGACGACGATCACCGACTGCCACCCCGGAGATTCATTGAACGCATCGTGCGAAACGACGATCACCGGCCGCCGACCGCGTTGCTCGGAACCGGATCTCGGCCGCAGCTCGGCCCACCAGACGTCGCCGCGTTTCACGTACGGCGCTTCCGAAGATGGTCCACGGCGGCTTTCTCCAGAGAGCGGTCGAGATCATCCGCCGAGCCTTTGCGGTCGGCCGCGTAGTCGGCGATCGCTTCGTGGAGCTCGCTTCGCCGGCGCTCCTCCAGCCACCGTTCGATCGCCTCGCGAGCGACGGTCGTCGTCGGGCGTCCCTCCCGTTCCGCTTCGCGACGCAGCTCCCGATAGGTCGGTTCCGGAAGCGGAAGGTGGAAGTTCTTCGTGGCATGTTTCATGGCATCGATTATGCCATGGGATTGTGGCAAGCCCGCTAGCTGTGTTCTCTCAAGGACTTCGCGTCGCGGGAGCGGAAGGGACTGCGCGCAGCTTGGGCCGCCGATTCGGCCAGTTGCCCGTCTAGCAGGCTGCTGAAAAACGAATCCGGGCGGCGTGTCACGAGTCTTGCCGATCGCTCGCAGGACGGCGCGGCGCTCCAGCTCGACGAGGTTTGGCGCCGGATCTTTTTTACGCGCGAACGGCAAGACTCGCGCCACCAGAAGGTTGCGGCGGCGCAGGCCCGACTGCTTCGTTCCCGCACCTAGACGATGCGGCCGGACACGCCCGAGGCGCGGCGTCTTACATTCGAGCCCGCGGCGCTCGCAACCCCGCTACGGACCCTTTTTCAGCAGCCTGCTAGTAGAGATGTTTTCGGGCGAACGCTATTTCTGATCCGGTTTTCAGATAACGCTCGAACTTTGCCGCGCGCTGCTCGTCTTCGAAACCGATCGTGACCTCGATCTTCCACGGGACGTGCCGCGCGGTGAATTGGGACTTACCTGTGTTGTGTTCCTCGAGCCGCCGCGTCGGGTTGTCTGTCAGGCCTGTATAGACCTTCGCGGGATGGGATCGCGAGCGAAGAAGATAGACGTATTTCAACCTGCCCTCCTTCGCATGTCGCGGCTTTTTCAACGTCTGAGAGGACTTGTCCTCCGTAGCACAACCCTCATGATGGGCTTCGAAGTGCGAAGGAGGATGGTGGAGGCGGCGGGAGTCGAACCCGCGTCCGGAGAAGTGAATCGAAACGCCACTCCATGCTCAGTTCCTCTTTGATCTCGGGCCGGCGCTCAAAGAGGAACCAAACGCGCCGACCCTACCCCGAATTGAATGTCTCCCTCAGGTCCGGGGACCCCTTCGGGATGAGCCCATGTTTGCGACGCCCTTTTCCAGCGCGATGGGCGCGCTCCGGGAAGGACGTGGCTGGTCCTAAGTGTTAATTAGGCAGCCAGTGCGAGGTTGCTGTTCGCAACTATTGTTTTCACCCTATTTTACGAGGCGAGTGAACCTCGGCATGCGACGTTTCGACCAGGCGACCCCGTCGAAACCGTTTCGCCCCCTCAAAGATCGAAGGGTATTTTAGCACGGCGGGGCACCCACGTGACGCGAAGGTTCCCTCACCCGTCTCGCTTCGCTCGTCGGCCTCTCCCGCGGGGAGAGGCGGGGAAAAAGGCGCCGACGGGTCATGAATCCTCCTCAGTAATAGTCGACGATCTCGACAACGGACTTCAATGCAACGTCGTGCGGCTTACGCACGTTTCTTGCAGGCATGATGGAAACCGGATCGAAAGGAGCAGCGATGAACGACCTCGATTCCCGCCGCGCGCTTCTCCGCGGCTCCCTCGCCGCGGGAGTGGCGCTCGCGCTGCCGCTGCCGGGAGCCGCGAAGAAGAACAACGCGCCGAAGGAGAAAGCCGAGCCGGAAGTCACCGCGACGGAGGACCTGATGCGCGAGCACGGCATCCTCCGGCGCATCCTCCTCGTCTACCGGGAAACCGCGCCGCGGCTCCGGACGAACGCCGCCGAGATCGACGCCGCGGCGCTGCGCGACGCCGCCCTCCTCTTCCGCGCGTTCGGCGAGGAGTACCACGAGAAGCTCCTCGAAGAGCAGCACATCTTCCCCGTCGTGC
It encodes:
- a CDS encoding type II toxin-antitoxin system PemK/MazF family toxin; its protein translation is MKRGDVWWAELRPRSGSEQRGRRPVIVVSHDAFNESPGWQSVIVVPLSTSGAQGRRGPTAIPVPARGTGLERDSIALCHQVTTLDRSKLSQRVGALPVDVVAALDVGLSAALSL
- a CDS encoding GIY-YIG nuclease family protein — its product is MKYVYLLRSRSHPAKVYTGLTDNPTRRLEEHNTGKSQFTARHVPWKIEVTIGFEDEQRAAKFERYLKTGSEIAFARKHLY